A single genomic interval of Gopherus evgoodei ecotype Sinaloan lineage chromosome 11, rGopEvg1_v1.p, whole genome shotgun sequence harbors:
- the LOC115659451 gene encoding zinc finger protein 883-like isoform X2: protein MVLDAMEDAAETQAEAIVYMVFCLSPGKLLLWIEAFQDALFPKCFLIRMSSRMGSWSVTNATKCYSNRNYNNGFPVSKPDVISQQEQKEEPFSPDLQTSVERELLRGRSTDDGIVNETVEQNPLQEDDEKGELHGVLLQRCKGNVSRSCEQEKTCKNRYRPAKQQGNQPMQKIGRSVHYQGTQKCHKKTMAQQIILTGERNNTCAECGKKFNRLPLLIIHQRIHTGEKPYRCCECGKTFAQSSALIQHQRLHTGEKPYRCCECGKTFTQSSALIQHQRLHTGEKPYRCCECGKTFAQSSALIQHQRIHTGEKPYRCECGKTFNQSSSLMKHQRIHTGEKPYRCCECGKSFTEQSSLIKHQSIHTGKKPYRCWECGKSFSRSLSFIQHQRIHTGEKPYECYECGKTFTQSSNLISHQRIHTKEKLYECFECGKMFTDRSHRISHQRIHTGKKLYECFECGKTFTGTSNLVSHQRIHTGEKPYRCCECGKSFYRNSALFQHQRIHTGEKPYRCCECGKSFSRSSALIQHQNIHTGEKPYRCCECGKTFAQSSALVTHQRIHTRE from the exons atggtgctagACGCCATGGAAGACGCCGCTGAGACGCAG gcagaagccatcgTCTACATGGTATTTTGTTTGTCTCCAGGAAAACTTCTTTTGTGGATTGAAGCATTCCAAGATGCACTGTTtcccaagtgcttcctgatcaG aATGTCCAGCAGAATGGGATCATGGTCCGTGACTAATGCTACTAAATGCTACAGTAATAGAAATTATAATAATG ggtttccagtttccaaacctgatgtcATCTCCCAGCAGGAACAAAAGGAAGAGCCGTTTTCCCCAGATCTCCAGACCTCAGTAGAAAGAGAGCTCCTGAGAGGCAGGAGTACAG ATGATGGGATCGTGAATGAGACTGTGGAGCAGAATCCCCTGCAGGAAGATGATGAGAAAGGGGAATTACATGGGGTGTTACTGCAAAGATGCAAAGGGAATGTGTCCAGGAGTTGTGAGCAGGAAAAAACCTGTAAGAATCGGTACAGGCCAGCGAAGCAGCAGGGAAACCAGCCAATGCAGAAAATTGGTCGATCTGTTCATTATCAGGGAACTCAGAAATGCCACAAGAAAACCATGGCCCAGCAGATTATCCTCACGGGTGAGAGAAATAACACATGCGCTGAGTGTGGTAAAAAGTTTAATAGGCTCCCACTCCTGATTatccatcagagaatccacacaggggagaaaccctatcgatgctgtgagtgtgggaaaacctttgcGCAGAGTTCAGCTCTTATTCAACATCAGAGACTCCACACCGGGGAGAAACCCTATCggtgctgtgagtgcgggaaaaccttcactcagAGCTCAGCTCTTATTCAACATCAGAGACTCCACACTGGGGAGAAACCCTATCggtgctgtgagtgtgggaaaacctttgcTCAGAGCTCAGCTCTTattcaacatcagagaatccacacgggggagAAACCCTATCgttgtgagtgcgggaaaaccttcaatcAGAGCTCAAGCCTTatgaaacatcagagaatccacacaggagagaaaccatatcgatgctgtgagtgtgggaaatcCTTCACTGAGCAGTCAAGCCTTATTAAACATCAGAGTATCCACACAGGAAAGAAACCCTATCGATGCTGGGAGTGTGGGAAATCTTTCTCTCGGAGTTTATCCTTTattcaacatcagagaatccacaccggGGAGAAACCATATGAATGctatgagtgtgggaaaaccttcactcagagctcaaaccttattagccatcagaggatccacacaaaGGAGAAACTCTATGAATGCTTTGAGTGCGGGAAAATGTTCACTGATCGTTCACACCGTATTagccatcagaggatccacacagggaaGAAACTCTATGAATGCTTTGAGTGCGGGAAAACATTTACTGGTACTTCAAACCTTGTTagccatcagaggatccacacaggggagaaaccctatcgatgctgtgagtgtgggaaaagcttctatCGGAACTCAGCTCTTtttcaacatcagagaatccacacaggggagaaaccctatcgatgctgtgagtgtgggaaaagcttctctcGGAGTTCAGCTCTTATTCAACATCAGAatatccacacaggggagaaaccctatcgatgctgtgagtgtgggaaaacctttgcTCAGAGCTCAGCCCTTGTtacacatcagaggatccacacaagAGAGTGA
- the LOC115659451 gene encoding zinc finger protein 501-like isoform X5, which translates to MSSRMGSWSVTNATKCYSNRNYNNGFPVSKPDVISQQEQKEEPFSPDLQTSVERELLRGRSTDDGIVNETVEQNPLQEDDEKGELHGVLLQRCKGNVSRSCEQEKTCKNRYRPAKQQGNQPMQKIGRSVHYQGTQKCHKKTMAQQIILTGERNNTCAECGKKFNRLPLLIIHQRIHTGEKPYRCCECGKTFAQSSALIQHQRLHTGEKPYRCCECGKTFTQSSALIQHQRLHTGEKPYRCCECGKTFAQSSALIQHQRIHTGEKPYRCECGKTFNQSSSLMKHQRIHTGEKPYRCCECGKSFTEQSSLIKHQSIHTGKKPYRCWECGKSFSRSLSFIQHQRIHTGEKPYECYECGKTFTQSSNLISHQRIHTKEKLYECFECGKMFTDRSHRISHQRIHTGKKLYECFECGKTFTGTSNLVSHQRIHTGEKPYRCCECGKSFYRNSALFQHQRIHTGEKPYRCCECGKSFSRSSALIQHQNIHTGEKPYRCCECGKTFAQSSALVTHQRIHTRE; encoded by the exons ATGTCCAGCAGAATGGGATCATGGTCCGTGACTAATGCTACTAAATGCTACAGTAATAGAAATTATAATAATG ggtttccagtttccaaacctgatgtcATCTCCCAGCAGGAACAAAAGGAAGAGCCGTTTTCCCCAGATCTCCAGACCTCAGTAGAAAGAGAGCTCCTGAGAGGCAGGAGTACAG ATGATGGGATCGTGAATGAGACTGTGGAGCAGAATCCCCTGCAGGAAGATGATGAGAAAGGGGAATTACATGGGGTGTTACTGCAAAGATGCAAAGGGAATGTGTCCAGGAGTTGTGAGCAGGAAAAAACCTGTAAGAATCGGTACAGGCCAGCGAAGCAGCAGGGAAACCAGCCAATGCAGAAAATTGGTCGATCTGTTCATTATCAGGGAACTCAGAAATGCCACAAGAAAACCATGGCCCAGCAGATTATCCTCACGGGTGAGAGAAATAACACATGCGCTGAGTGTGGTAAAAAGTTTAATAGGCTCCCACTCCTGATTatccatcagagaatccacacaggggagaaaccctatcgatgctgtgagtgtgggaaaacctttgcGCAGAGTTCAGCTCTTATTCAACATCAGAGACTCCACACCGGGGAGAAACCCTATCggtgctgtgagtgcgggaaaaccttcactcagAGCTCAGCTCTTATTCAACATCAGAGACTCCACACTGGGGAGAAACCCTATCggtgctgtgagtgtgggaaaacctttgcTCAGAGCTCAGCTCTTattcaacatcagagaatccacacgggggagAAACCCTATCgttgtgagtgcgggaaaaccttcaatcAGAGCTCAAGCCTTatgaaacatcagagaatccacacaggagagaaaccatatcgatgctgtgagtgtgggaaatcCTTCACTGAGCAGTCAAGCCTTATTAAACATCAGAGTATCCACACAGGAAAGAAACCCTATCGATGCTGGGAGTGTGGGAAATCTTTCTCTCGGAGTTTATCCTTTattcaacatcagagaatccacaccggGGAGAAACCATATGAATGctatgagtgtgggaaaaccttcactcagagctcaaaccttattagccatcagaggatccacacaaaGGAGAAACTCTATGAATGCTTTGAGTGCGGGAAAATGTTCACTGATCGTTCACACCGTATTagccatcagaggatccacacagggaaGAAACTCTATGAATGCTTTGAGTGCGGGAAAACATTTACTGGTACTTCAAACCTTGTTagccatcagaggatccacacaggggagaaaccctatcgatgctgtgagtgtgggaaaagcttctatCGGAACTCAGCTCTTtttcaacatcagagaatccacacaggggagaaaccctatcgatgctgtgagtgtgggaaaagcttctctcGGAGTTCAGCTCTTATTCAACATCAGAatatccacacaggggagaaaccctatcgatgctgtgagtgtgggaaaacctttgcTCAGAGCTCAGCCCTTGTtacacatcagaggatccacacaagAGAGTGA
- the LOC115659451 gene encoding zinc finger protein 501-like isoform X4: MPTQNSTRAQMSPKLVYVKPKDKTKDPGFPVSKPDVISQQEQKEEPFSPDLQTSVERELLRGRSTDDGIVNETVEQNPLQEDDEKGELHGVLLQRCKGNVSRSCEQEKTCKNRYRPAKQQGNQPMQKIGRSVHYQGTQKCHKKTMAQQIILTGERNNTCAECGKKFNRLPLLIIHQRIHTGEKPYRCCECGKTFAQSSALIQHQRLHTGEKPYRCCECGKTFTQSSALIQHQRLHTGEKPYRCCECGKTFAQSSALIQHQRIHTGEKPYRCECGKTFNQSSSLMKHQRIHTGEKPYRCCECGKSFTEQSSLIKHQSIHTGKKPYRCWECGKSFSRSLSFIQHQRIHTGEKPYECYECGKTFTQSSNLISHQRIHTKEKLYECFECGKMFTDRSHRISHQRIHTGKKLYECFECGKTFTGTSNLVSHQRIHTGEKPYRCCECGKSFYRNSALFQHQRIHTGEKPYRCCECGKSFSRSSALIQHQNIHTGEKPYRCCECGKTFAQSSALVTHQRIHTRE; encoded by the exons ggtttccagtttccaaacctgatgtcATCTCCCAGCAGGAACAAAAGGAAGAGCCGTTTTCCCCAGATCTCCAGACCTCAGTAGAAAGAGAGCTCCTGAGAGGCAGGAGTACAG ATGATGGGATCGTGAATGAGACTGTGGAGCAGAATCCCCTGCAGGAAGATGATGAGAAAGGGGAATTACATGGGGTGTTACTGCAAAGATGCAAAGGGAATGTGTCCAGGAGTTGTGAGCAGGAAAAAACCTGTAAGAATCGGTACAGGCCAGCGAAGCAGCAGGGAAACCAGCCAATGCAGAAAATTGGTCGATCTGTTCATTATCAGGGAACTCAGAAATGCCACAAGAAAACCATGGCCCAGCAGATTATCCTCACGGGTGAGAGAAATAACACATGCGCTGAGTGTGGTAAAAAGTTTAATAGGCTCCCACTCCTGATTatccatcagagaatccacacaggggagaaaccctatcgatgctgtgagtgtgggaaaacctttgcGCAGAGTTCAGCTCTTATTCAACATCAGAGACTCCACACCGGGGAGAAACCCTATCggtgctgtgagtgcgggaaaaccttcactcagAGCTCAGCTCTTATTCAACATCAGAGACTCCACACTGGGGAGAAACCCTATCggtgctgtgagtgtgggaaaacctttgcTCAGAGCTCAGCTCTTattcaacatcagagaatccacacgggggagAAACCCTATCgttgtgagtgcgggaaaaccttcaatcAGAGCTCAAGCCTTatgaaacatcagagaatccacacaggagagaaaccatatcgatgctgtgagtgtgggaaatcCTTCACTGAGCAGTCAAGCCTTATTAAACATCAGAGTATCCACACAGGAAAGAAACCCTATCGATGCTGGGAGTGTGGGAAATCTTTCTCTCGGAGTTTATCCTTTattcaacatcagagaatccacaccggGGAGAAACCATATGAATGctatgagtgtgggaaaaccttcactcagagctcaaaccttattagccatcagaggatccacacaaaGGAGAAACTCTATGAATGCTTTGAGTGCGGGAAAATGTTCACTGATCGTTCACACCGTATTagccatcagaggatccacacagggaaGAAACTCTATGAATGCTTTGAGTGCGGGAAAACATTTACTGGTACTTCAAACCTTGTTagccatcagaggatccacacaggggagaaaccctatcgatgctgtgagtgtgggaaaagcttctatCGGAACTCAGCTCTTtttcaacatcagagaatccacacaggggagaaaccctatcgatgctgtgagtgtgggaaaagcttctctcGGAGTTCAGCTCTTATTCAACATCAGAatatccacacaggggagaaaccctatcgatgctgtgagtgtgggaaaacctttgcTCAGAGCTCAGCCCTTGTtacacatcagaggatccacacaagAGAGTGA
- the LOC115659451 gene encoding zinc finger protein 271-like isoform X6, translated as MQKIGRSVHYQGTQKCHKKTMAQQIILTGERNNTCAECGKKFNRLPLLIIHQRIHTGEKPYRCCECGKTFAQSSALIQHQRLHTGEKPYRCCECGKTFTQSSALIQHQRLHTGEKPYRCCECGKTFAQSSALIQHQRIHTGEKPYRCECGKTFNQSSSLMKHQRIHTGEKPYRCCECGKSFTEQSSLIKHQSIHTGKKPYRCWECGKSFSRSLSFIQHQRIHTGEKPYECYECGKTFTQSSNLISHQRIHTKEKLYECFECGKMFTDRSHRISHQRIHTGKKLYECFECGKTFTGTSNLVSHQRIHTGEKPYRCCECGKSFYRNSALFQHQRIHTGEKPYRCCECGKSFSRSSALIQHQNIHTGEKPYRCCECGKTFAQSSALVTHQRIHTRE; from the coding sequence ATGCAGAAAATTGGTCGATCTGTTCATTATCAGGGAACTCAGAAATGCCACAAGAAAACCATGGCCCAGCAGATTATCCTCACGGGTGAGAGAAATAACACATGCGCTGAGTGTGGTAAAAAGTTTAATAGGCTCCCACTCCTGATTatccatcagagaatccacacaggggagaaaccctatcgatgctgtgagtgtgggaaaacctttgcGCAGAGTTCAGCTCTTATTCAACATCAGAGACTCCACACCGGGGAGAAACCCTATCggtgctgtgagtgcgggaaaaccttcactcagAGCTCAGCTCTTATTCAACATCAGAGACTCCACACTGGGGAGAAACCCTATCggtgctgtgagtgtgggaaaacctttgcTCAGAGCTCAGCTCTTattcaacatcagagaatccacacgggggagAAACCCTATCgttgtgagtgcgggaaaaccttcaatcAGAGCTCAAGCCTTatgaaacatcagagaatccacacaggagagaaaccatatcgatgctgtgagtgtgggaaatcCTTCACTGAGCAGTCAAGCCTTATTAAACATCAGAGTATCCACACAGGAAAGAAACCCTATCGATGCTGGGAGTGTGGGAAATCTTTCTCTCGGAGTTTATCCTTTattcaacatcagagaatccacaccggGGAGAAACCATATGAATGctatgagtgtgggaaaaccttcactcagagctcaaaccttattagccatcagaggatccacacaaaGGAGAAACTCTATGAATGCTTTGAGTGCGGGAAAATGTTCACTGATCGTTCACACCGTATTagccatcagaggatccacacagggaaGAAACTCTATGAATGCTTTGAGTGCGGGAAAACATTTACTGGTACTTCAAACCTTGTTagccatcagaggatccacacaggggagaaaccctatcgatgctgtgagtgtgggaaaagcttctatCGGAACTCAGCTCTTtttcaacatcagagaatccacacaggggagaaaccctatcgatgctgtgagtgtgggaaaagcttctctcGGAGTTCAGCTCTTATTCAACATCAGAatatccacacaggggagaaaccctatcgatgctgtgagtgtgggaaaacctttgcTCAGAGCTCAGCCCTTGTtacacatcagaggatccacacaagAGAGTGA
- the LOC115659451 gene encoding zinc finger protein 883-like isoform X3, with the protein MDSAEAIVYMVFCLSPGKLLLWIEAFQDALFPKCFLIRMSSRMGSWSVTNATKCYSNRNYNNGFPVSKPDVISQQEQKEEPFSPDLQTSVERELLRGRSTDDGIVNETVEQNPLQEDDEKGELHGVLLQRCKGNVSRSCEQEKTCKNRYRPAKQQGNQPMQKIGRSVHYQGTQKCHKKTMAQQIILTGERNNTCAECGKKFNRLPLLIIHQRIHTGEKPYRCCECGKTFAQSSALIQHQRLHTGEKPYRCCECGKTFTQSSALIQHQRLHTGEKPYRCCECGKTFAQSSALIQHQRIHTGEKPYRCECGKTFNQSSSLMKHQRIHTGEKPYRCCECGKSFTEQSSLIKHQSIHTGKKPYRCWECGKSFSRSLSFIQHQRIHTGEKPYECYECGKTFTQSSNLISHQRIHTKEKLYECFECGKMFTDRSHRISHQRIHTGKKLYECFECGKTFTGTSNLVSHQRIHTGEKPYRCCECGKSFYRNSALFQHQRIHTGEKPYRCCECGKSFSRSSALIQHQNIHTGEKPYRCCECGKTFAQSSALVTHQRIHTRE; encoded by the exons ATGGACAGC gcagaagccatcgTCTACATGGTATTTTGTTTGTCTCCAGGAAAACTTCTTTTGTGGATTGAAGCATTCCAAGATGCACTGTTtcccaagtgcttcctgatcaG aATGTCCAGCAGAATGGGATCATGGTCCGTGACTAATGCTACTAAATGCTACAGTAATAGAAATTATAATAATG ggtttccagtttccaaacctgatgtcATCTCCCAGCAGGAACAAAAGGAAGAGCCGTTTTCCCCAGATCTCCAGACCTCAGTAGAAAGAGAGCTCCTGAGAGGCAGGAGTACAG ATGATGGGATCGTGAATGAGACTGTGGAGCAGAATCCCCTGCAGGAAGATGATGAGAAAGGGGAATTACATGGGGTGTTACTGCAAAGATGCAAAGGGAATGTGTCCAGGAGTTGTGAGCAGGAAAAAACCTGTAAGAATCGGTACAGGCCAGCGAAGCAGCAGGGAAACCAGCCAATGCAGAAAATTGGTCGATCTGTTCATTATCAGGGAACTCAGAAATGCCACAAGAAAACCATGGCCCAGCAGATTATCCTCACGGGTGAGAGAAATAACACATGCGCTGAGTGTGGTAAAAAGTTTAATAGGCTCCCACTCCTGATTatccatcagagaatccacacaggggagaaaccctatcgatgctgtgagtgtgggaaaacctttgcGCAGAGTTCAGCTCTTATTCAACATCAGAGACTCCACACCGGGGAGAAACCCTATCggtgctgtgagtgcgggaaaaccttcactcagAGCTCAGCTCTTATTCAACATCAGAGACTCCACACTGGGGAGAAACCCTATCggtgctgtgagtgtgggaaaacctttgcTCAGAGCTCAGCTCTTattcaacatcagagaatccacacgggggagAAACCCTATCgttgtgagtgcgggaaaaccttcaatcAGAGCTCAAGCCTTatgaaacatcagagaatccacacaggagagaaaccatatcgatgctgtgagtgtgggaaatcCTTCACTGAGCAGTCAAGCCTTATTAAACATCAGAGTATCCACACAGGAAAGAAACCCTATCGATGCTGGGAGTGTGGGAAATCTTTCTCTCGGAGTTTATCCTTTattcaacatcagagaatccacaccggGGAGAAACCATATGAATGctatgagtgtgggaaaaccttcactcagagctcaaaccttattagccatcagaggatccacacaaaGGAGAAACTCTATGAATGCTTTGAGTGCGGGAAAATGTTCACTGATCGTTCACACCGTATTagccatcagaggatccacacagggaaGAAACTCTATGAATGCTTTGAGTGCGGGAAAACATTTACTGGTACTTCAAACCTTGTTagccatcagaggatccacacaggggagaaaccctatcgatgctgtgagtgtgggaaaagcttctatCGGAACTCAGCTCTTtttcaacatcagagaatccacacaggggagaaaccctatcgatgctgtgagtgtgggaaaagcttctctcGGAGTTCAGCTCTTATTCAACATCAGAatatccacacaggggagaaaccctatcgatgctgtgagtgtgggaaaacctttgcTCAGAGCTCAGCCCTTGTtacacatcagaggatccacacaagAGAGTGA